The stretch of DNA CAACACATCGGCTTGGGCTGAAACACTGCCACGCTGACCAAAAAAATAGGTGGCCGAAGCGCCTGCCTGCCAAGTCTGGGATTGAAATCCGGTGGAACCACTGGCTCCCACCAGCCAGTTGAGGCTGGAATACGAGGCTTTGGCCCCCACGACGCTGCTCCGCAAATCATGGAAGGGCAGAACGGCAAAGCCCTGCACCTGTCCGGCTCCGAGACTCGTTCCGGCATTCAGGTTGGCCGTGAATCCCTGGCTGACTTGTCCCGCCGAAGTGGTGGCCCGCGCCGCTTCTAGTGCCCCTGCAAAGCTAAAGCGGTCTTGACTGTAGGTCGCGCTGGCCCGTACAGAAAAGCTGGTGTCTGCCGACGGAGCACGCTGGGCAGAGGCCTGACCACTGACTGTCCAAGCGTTCGTCAGACCCAGTTGAACTGCTCCGTAACCCGAGAAGGTACCGTTGGAGACCCCCGCCTGTGCGCTGGCCAGATAGGCCCCGGCGGGCAGCGCCCGCAGATTGCCGGGCACATCGGTGGTCACTTGCCGTGTGCCGCTCTCGTCGGTGATGTACACCACAACACGGCTGGGGCCAGAGCCGCTGAGCGGAATGTTACGCAGCGTGAACGACCCGGCGGTGGCCCGAAAGGCCCGGATTCTTTTCAGATTGACGGTGACTTCGATTTCTGCTTCTACGGGTAATTCGATGATCAGCTCATCAAGCTGGCGCGTAAAGCCGCCCCGCGCGGAAACCGCTACCCCCCGGAAGCCAGACGAGGCAAACCCCGGATCGTTGCCGTTTGGGCTGGCATTCCATGCGCCGTAGACCACCAGATTAGGATTGACCGTAAACTGCGCCACCGCCCGGAATTCGGTTGCCGCCTGTTGGGTCGCCGTGCCGATGCGGGCCAGCAGTCCGGCGTACCCCGCCAGCCGACCCTGTGCGGCACCGACTCCCACGTAGCCCGCACCCGTATAGCTGTTGGGCACGGCCGACCCGGCCCCGTCCGTCTGGCGGTAAATGGCGTTGCCCTGCGCTCCAGCGTTTATGCCCCAAGATGAACGCTGGGCCTGAGGCTCGCTTGTGGAGTCCTGTGCCGGATCAGGCAGGCTCAAATCCGCGCTGCCGCGGCCCAGCAGATTGAGCGCCGGGGATACATCAAGCGTTGGAACGCGCCCTGCAAGCGGGCCTGCTGGAGCGTGTTCCAGCGCACCTTGACGTGGTGTGGCCCAGTGGTCAATTCAGCGTACCAGACGGCGATCACCCCCTGGCTTTCCGGAGCGAGCTGCAACGTGCGGCATTGGCCGGAACGCTGGATTCTGCATTGCGGGCCAACCTGCGCCAAAGCAGCGCGGAAACACCTCCACCCAGCGGGGTCTGTCCCAGCATCGTTCCTTTCGCCGTCCAGGCTGCTCCATCTCGCTCGGCATTTTCTGGCCGTCCAGAAACCACCGTGTCCTTGCCCGGTGGCTACCGCCTGCATCTGTCCCCGCACCTCCTGACCGTCTTGCGGCTCGGCGCACGCGGCCACCGCCCACCCGAATTCCGGCTGCATCTGCCTACACCGCCCGGCGCTCGGCACTGGCAGTTCAGCTTGTGTCTGGCAACACCGTACAGCAGCGCGGACGTGTTTCCCCTGTGCCTGCTGTCCAGCACCGACGCGACAGCTCTGACCCCCATCAGCGTCCCGGAAAGCGGCCTGTGGTATACGGCGAGCGGCGAATTGACTGCGCCCGGCTCACCCCTGGTCTTGGGCGTCCGGGCGCATGATCTGGTCTTGCATCTGGCCGATTTCTCGTTGACTTAGAGCAGTGGTCAACCATTCTCTCGACCAAACAGAGTCAGTGGCTCTCATGGAGTGTTCGGATCATGCTTTATGGGACGGTCTTTTACGTTCCTCTCGTTGCTCAGCGCAGAGATACTACGTCCACCCCGCCTGACCCAATTAATGCTTCCTGGGATCAGCGCGGCACAAGCGTGAACGTCACGTTCAGCGTCGCAGAATCACTGCTGCCCGGATAATTGACTTCAAAATCTTTGGGGTTGATCTTAAATTGGGTACTGACATTGACTTTGTTGCCGTCGAGGGTGGCTTTGACGGGGGCAGTGATCGGCAGGGTCTTGCCTTTGATGGTCAGCTTGCCTGTGGCCGTCGTAGACAGCGTTTGCCCCTGCACCAGCTTGCCGCCCGTCAGCTTGTCCAGCGTAAATACCGCGTTGGGAAACTTGGCCGCATTAAGCGCCACGTCGCTTTTGGCATGGTCGTCGCGCAGTCCGATGCCTGTTTTGAGCTTGACCACCGGAACGGTCACGGTGCCTTTGGTGGCGGCCAAATCCACCAGATCAAGCTGCACAGTGCTGGTGACATCGGTCATATTGCCTTTTACATTGATGAACCGCACTTTGTGTTCAAAGGTGGCGGTGCCGCCCGCTGCGGTGTAGGGAACGGTGGCAGCAGTGGCAGCCCCCAGCAGGCCGGCTACAAGAGCAGGAATTGACAACCAGCGCAAGCTTGAGGGTTGATTCATGTCTGTATGGTGAAGGGTGGTCAGTGAATGAAATGAGATGAAGCTGACTGAGTCTGAATATTACTCTACTTTGAAACATCAACTACAGGTCATTTATAATTATACTGGAATAACTATGACCATTTGTCCTTAGGAGGGACATCCCTCTTCTCCCTGTCGCTACACTGCCGACACGATGCAGCGCAGAAGGTGGCACACAACCAAACGCTGGTGGGCGGCCCTGCTGACCCTTCTGGCTGCCTTCGTCTTCCCACTCCGTGGCCCGCTGATGTCATCGGAGTTCGTACCGCTTGGCCCACAACTACAAATGGGAGCAGCGCCGGGCCACATGCACGGGCAGCCTGCCGGGGACATGACTCGCGCTGAACGCCGCGAATCCCACAACAGTCAGCACCATCAAGCCCACTGTCTGTTCTGCCTGACCGGGGCCTTTGCGCTTACCGCCGAATCCGCCGCGCCGCCACCCGCGCCAGTCATTCACCTCACTCCGGCCTCACCCCTTGTGGTGCAGTCCCGCGCCGCCGCACTGCGCCATGCCGATGCCCGTGCGCCACCCTCCCGCGCCTGAGCTGAGCCAACAGAACCACACCCTGCATTCCCCGTGAGTAGGAGCCGTCTTGCTGCCCACTGTGTTGCCG from Deinococcus sp. QL22 encodes:
- a CDS encoding DUF2946 family protein — protein: MSSEFVPLGPQLQMGAAPGHMHGQPAGDMTRAERRESHNSQHHQAHCLFCLTGAFALTAESAAPPPAPVIHLTPASPLVVQSRAAALRHADARAPPSRA
- a CDS encoding YceI family protein, whose product is MNQPSSLRWLSIPALVAGLLGAATAATVPYTAAGGTATFEHKVRFINVKGNMTDVTSTVQLDLVDLAATKGTVTVPVVKLKTGIGLRDDHAKSDVALNAAKFPNAVFTLDKLTGGKLVQGQTLSTTATGKLTIKGKTLPITAPVKATLDGNKVNVSTQFKINPKDFEVNYPGSSDSATLNVTFTLVPR